The following proteins are encoded in a genomic region of Mycoplasmopsis columbinasalis:
- the truB gene encoding tRNA pseudouridine(55) synthase TruB, with product MFYLINKEKNVSSFQEIKKFGRQNQIKTLGHTGTLDPFATGLLLVATEDDTKLIQYIKNSNKTYEVTIKFGYQSNTFDSDGEIINTSKNKVTADMLSEIKIWFETQTQQQPPIFSAKKINGQRAYHLARNNQTEAQIALKPIKITVSNVKILDFDEQAQELTVSLEVSNGTYIRSLANDLGLFLQTFALAKELKRTKIADFTLAQMQNEKFLAVPTPQLQYPLYFLEEFEITQLKNGLTIEAKHLENTQQIYFFIADKTKPDVILGVVQQCANQLKVKRLFGNRLTKY from the coding sequence ATGTTTTATTTAATTAATAAAGAAAAAAATGTTTCCTCGTTCCAAGAAATTAAAAAATTTGGAAGGCAAAATCAAATAAAAACACTTGGTCACACCGGTACACTTGATCCTTTTGCCACCGGGTTATTACTAGTTGCTACTGAAGATGACACGAAACTAATTCAATACATTAAAAATTCAAATAAAACATATGAAGTTACCATCAAATTCGGTTATCAAAGCAATACTTTTGATAGCGACGGTGAAATTATTAACACAAGCAAAAACAAAGTAACTGCTGATATGTTGAGCGAAATCAAAATTTGATTCGAAACACAAACTCAACAACAACCGCCTATTTTTAGTGCCAAAAAAATCAATGGTCAAAGGGCTTATCACTTGGCTCGGAACAATCAAACTGAAGCGCAAATTGCCCTTAAACCTATTAAAATTACTGTTTCAAACGTGAAAATTTTAGACTTCGACGAACAAGCACAAGAACTAACTGTTTCTTTGGAAGTGTCTAATGGAACTTATATAAGATCTTTAGCGAATGATTTAGGTTTGTTTTTACAAACTTTTGCCTTAGCAAAAGAACTAAAAAGAACAAAAATTGCTGATTTTACTCTTGCTCAAATGCAAAACGAAAAATTTTTAGCAGTACCAACGCCACAATTGCAATATCCACTTTATTTTTTAGAAGAATTCGAAATCACGCAACTCAAAAATGGTTTAACTATCGAAGCTAAGCATTTGGAAAATACTCAACAAATTTATTTTTTTATCGCTGACAAAACAAAACCTGATGTCATTTTGGGGGTTGTGCAACAATGCGCTAATCAATTAAAAGTCAAGAGGCTTTTCGGAAATAGATTAACTAAATACTAA
- a CDS encoding YcsE-related riboflavin metabolism phosphatase encodes MASFDIDGTILPYAHLDFSDNTIKMFELLSQKGIKSVINSAREFVTIGSLLNLVPAANYFIGANGMFVYDIKNKKIIYENPIKLADLETIYNEVKDLPQLEGFMVTDLNFLYHSPGINKGSWFLSSHKAKMRLMDFEAIDENHIHIITLQTYGPETTAQLETIINKIIEKHKMPLYVNSKWHKGLFITPTGVTKYSALEWLAKKLGYEANKNLIAFGDSSNDYEMIEHSAYGVSVGTYDEKLVALADDIALKVEQDGAYWKLKELEII; translated from the coding sequence ATTGCTTCGTTTGACATTGATGGCACCATTTTGCCTTATGCGCACTTAGATTTTAGTGATAACACAATCAAAATGTTTGAATTATTAAGTCAAAAAGGTATTAAATCTGTGATTAATAGTGCACGTGAGTTTGTTACCATTGGTTCTTTGCTTAATCTTGTGCCTGCGGCAAATTATTTTATTGGCGCCAACGGAATGTTTGTTTACGACATTAAAAATAAGAAAATAATTTACGAAAATCCAATCAAATTAGCTGACTTAGAAACTATTTACAACGAAGTTAAAGATTTGCCACAACTTGAAGGTTTCATGGTTACTGACTTAAACTTTTTGTACCACTCACCAGGTATTAACAAAGGTTCTTGATTTTTATCTTCACACAAAGCCAAAATGAGATTAATGGACTTTGAGGCCATTGACGAAAATCACATTCACATTATTACCTTACAAACTTATGGTCCTGAAACTACTGCACAGCTAGAAACAATTATTAACAAAATCATTGAAAAACACAAAATGCCACTTTATGTGAATTCAAAATGACACAAAGGATTATTCATTACACCAACTGGAGTGACCAAATACAGCGCTTTAGAATGACTCGCAAAGAAACTTGGTTATGAAGCAAATAAAAATTTAATTGCTTTTGGTGATAGTTCCAATGATTACGAAATGATTGAACATTCAGCTTATGGCGTTTCAGTAGGAACTTACGACGAAAAATTAGTTGCTCTCGCAGATGACATTGCACTCAAAGTGGAACAAGATGGTGCTTACTGAAAATTGAAAGAATTAGAAATTATTTAA
- a CDS encoding ribulose-phosphate 3-epimerase — protein MKKRSVTPSILNVEPADRVAMVTQLISQGIDWVHYDVMDGKFVPNTAIEFAELENINKLCPQHFKDVHLMIENPLQQLEKYKDVADIITFHFEATDEDELFDFVQKQKHNLNLGLAIKPNTSVTSIERYLPYLALVLVMSVEPGAGGQKFIETTYEKVKALKLLRLKHQHNFLIQVDGGINNVTGPLTFKAGADACVAGTFLIKEPTKERIASILYGKK, from the coding sequence ATGAAAAAAAGAAGCGTAACACCATCAATTTTAAACGTTGAACCAGCTGACCGTGTTGCTATGGTAACACAACTAATTAGTCAAGGGATCGACTGGGTGCACTATGATGTTATGGACGGCAAGTTTGTTCCTAACACAGCAATTGAATTTGCTGAACTCGAAAACATCAATAAACTTTGCCCACAACACTTCAAAGATGTGCACTTAATGATTGAGAACCCGTTACAACAACTTGAAAAATATAAAGATGTTGCCGATATTATCACTTTTCACTTTGAAGCAACTGATGAAGATGAATTATTTGATTTTGTTCAAAAGCAGAAACATAACTTGAACTTAGGTTTAGCAATCAAGCCAAATACTTCAGTAACAAGCATTGAACGTTACTTGCCATATTTAGCTTTAGTTTTAGTAATGTCAGTCGAACCGGGTGCTGGCGGTCAAAAGTTTATTGAAACTACTTATGAAAAAGTCAAAGCACTCAAACTGTTAAGACTTAAGCACCAACACAATTTTCTAATTCAAGTTGATGGCGGCATCAACAATGTTACTGGTCCTTTAACTTTCAAAGCAGGCGCTGATGCGTGTGTGGCAGGAACATTTTTAATTAAAGAACCAACCAAAGAACGCATTGCCTCAATTTTGTACGGCAAAAAATAA
- the rsgA gene encoding ribosome small subunit-dependent GTPase A — translation MQGRIYLSIGGKYQIKDTDGNIHLLPAAGVFRHNNITPLVGDYVEFNNGFVNQILERRNSFVRPKVANIDHIIVVMSAVLPNFSTFLVDKYLALIEGNGVEPIIFVTKTDLGHCQESIWYQQLGYQVYEINYQTSEWLETTRQIFDHKTCSLMGQSGVGKTTFINKLLNLNLETQTIAKNAQRGKHTTRTVQIYDVFAGYLIDTPGFSSLDIQLTKAELARSFKLFKELGAFCKFKTCLHENEPTNFCNIKLNVGTKIPQFRYDNYLKLLKEAK, via the coding sequence ATGCAAGGTAGAATTTATTTATCAATTGGCGGCAAATATCAAATTAAAGATACTGATGGAAATATACATTTGTTGCCAGCAGCGGGTGTGTTTCGTCACAACAACATCACCCCTCTAGTAGGAGATTATGTTGAATTTAACAACGGGTTTGTGAATCAAATTTTAGAACGGCGTAATTCGTTTGTGCGTCCGAAAGTGGCTAACATTGACCATATCATTGTGGTTATGAGTGCAGTTTTGCCTAACTTTTCAACTTTTTTGGTTGACAAATACCTTGCTTTAATTGAAGGTAACGGCGTTGAACCAATTATTTTTGTGACCAAAACCGACTTAGGCCATTGTCAGGAAAGCATTTGGTACCAACAACTTGGCTACCAAGTTTATGAAATTAATTACCAAACTTCAGAGTGACTTGAGACCACACGACAAATTTTTGACCACAAAACTTGTTCACTAATGGGTCAAAGCGGTGTTGGCAAAACTACTTTTATTAATAAATTATTAAATTTAAACCTTGAAACGCAAACCATAGCTAAGAACGCTCAACGCGGTAAACACACCACTAGAACAGTGCAAATTTACGATGTTTTTGCTGGCTACTTGATTGACACACCCGGTTTTTCTTCACTTGACATTCAACTTACCAAAGCTGAATTAGCTCGTTCTTTTAAACTCTTCAAAGAATTAGGCGCGTTCTGCAAATTCAAAACCTGTTTACACGAAAATGAACCAACAAATTTTTGTAATATTAAGTTAAATGTGGGAACTAAAATCCCGCAATTTCGTTATGACAATTATCTAAAATTACTAAAGGAGGCAAAATAA
- a CDS encoding serine/threonine-protein kinase, with protein MNYKILENSNVFRKYKIISQIGSGGFAKVYKIQRKDAKDNTFYALKYTTLPENSNSESVKVRFEQEVEIYSMIASTKVAAFIEGYIDDYEQYLIMEYIDGFNLKDKLKEGRINVSIAVNYALQIAEGLQELHKMNIIHRDIKSNNVMITKDRNIKIIDFGLALNDTSQRYTQEQKIVGSVYYMAPELCSSRSQPTVQSDIYALGILLFEMLTGEYPFKGKNSFETMAKQKNESLPDIMKMVVIPQALANVIIKATAKDAAKRHASTADLIADLSTALDVSRVNEKPLNAKKIKSKLTFRGFVNSFAFIYLGIGIVSACVLLVVGLILGLM; from the coding sequence ATGAATTATAAAATTCTCGAAAATAGCAATGTGTTTCGCAAGTACAAAATTATTAGTCAAATTGGGTCGGGCGGTTTTGCAAAAGTTTACAAAATTCAAAGAAAAGATGCTAAAGATAACACTTTTTATGCGTTAAAGTACACTACGTTGCCAGAAAATAGTAACTCAGAGTCAGTAAAAGTGCGATTTGAGCAAGAAGTTGAAATTTACTCGATGATTGCTTCTACTAAAGTGGCAGCTTTCATTGAAGGTTACATTGATGACTATGAGCAATATTTAATTATGGAATACATTGATGGTTTCAACTTGAAAGATAAACTTAAAGAAGGCCGTATTAACGTTTCCATTGCTGTCAATTATGCTTTGCAAATTGCCGAAGGTCTCCAAGAACTGCACAAAATGAATATCATTCACCGGGACATCAAGAGCAATAATGTGATGATCACAAAAGATCGTAACATCAAAATAATTGATTTTGGCCTCGCTCTAAATGACACCAGTCAACGTTACACGCAAGAACAAAAAATTGTTGGTTCAGTTTATTATATGGCACCCGAACTTTGTTCTTCACGTTCGCAACCAACAGTGCAAAGCGATATTTACGCACTAGGTATTTTGCTTTTTGAAATGCTTACGGGCGAGTACCCTTTTAAAGGCAAAAATTCCTTTGAAACAATGGCTAAACAAAAAAATGAGTCTTTGCCAGACATTATGAAAATGGTAGTAATTCCCCAAGCTTTGGCTAATGTAATTATCAAAGCCACAGCCAAAGATGCAGCCAAACGCCACGCCAGCACGGCAGACTTGATTGCAGATTTAAGCACTGCTTTAGATGTGAGTCGAGTTAACGAAAAACCACTCAATGCCAAAAAAATTAAAAGTAAATTAACTTTTCGTGGTTTTGTCAACAGTTTTGCGTTTATTTATTTAGGAATCGGGATAGTAAGTGCTTGTGTGCTGTTAGTAGTGGGTTTAATTTTAGGTTTAATGTAG
- a CDS encoding PP2C family protein-serine/threonine phosphatase, which translates to MLKYATSSLIGNYRIENQDRINFLQKDNFALLLVCDGMGGHSFGDKAAQITVDTFAQEFEKNYLVSEYPLKIELFTKSLEKTIQLAREKMKEIAKDNEAMMDMGTTLTGAFVDTFSNQIFVFNVGDSRTYVFTKKNALSQVSIDHNLLNELITEYNYTKKEALAVRESKNLTSGLGPLKKVKIDVFNLSEHYHKAKYLVCTTDGLHNYVTPNFFRTTLANNDSLEQKIETLNHQALKNGSTDNLTIGIVSLEDEDEL; encoded by the coding sequence ATGCTTAAGTATGCCACGTCGTCTTTAATTGGTAATTATCGAATTGAAAATCAAGATCGCATTAATTTTTTGCAAAAAGATAATTTTGCATTACTTTTAGTTTGCGATGGTATGGGTGGACATAGTTTTGGTGATAAAGCAGCCCAAATAACGGTTGATACATTTGCTCAAGAGTTTGAAAAAAATTACTTAGTTAGCGAATATCCTTTAAAAATAGAGTTATTTACTAAATCTTTAGAAAAAACAATTCAATTAGCACGTGAAAAAATGAAAGAAATCGCCAAGGATAACGAGGCGATGATGGATATGGGCACAACTCTCACCGGCGCGTTTGTTGATACCTTTTCTAACCAAATTTTCGTTTTTAATGTTGGAGACTCACGCACTTATGTTTTCACTAAAAAAAACGCTTTGTCTCAAGTTTCCATTGACCATAATTTATTGAACGAATTAATTACTGAATACAATTACACCAAAAAAGAAGCACTCGCTGTCCGCGAGTCAAAAAACTTAACCTCCGGGCTTGGCCCACTTAAAAAGGTTAAAATTGATGTCTTTAATTTAAGTGAGCATTACCACAAAGCAAAATATTTAGTTTGCACTACTGACGGTTTGCATAATTACGTCACGCCAAATTTTTTTCGTACCACGTTAGCTAACAATGATTCACTTGAGCAAAAAATTGAAACTCTTAATCACCAGGCTTTAAAAAATGGTTCGACTGATAATTTAACAATTGGTATTGTGAGTTTAGAGGATGAAGATGAATTATAA